The DNA segment GGGAGCTTATCGCGGCTGAGCGGACGGCAAGTCACACTACTTAATATTATTCTGGCTGAGCCTGGTAAGAAATATTCCGCAGCAGGCGTAGCGGAGGCGCTGGGCGTATCGGATAACACTGCGCGTAATTATTTGCGTACCCTGGCACGTGCAAGTCTCTTAACAGAGATGTCAGAAAACGACCAGAAAACGGTTTATAAGGTATCTCGGGAACTGAGCTGAATCTGGGAGAACAAGGAAAATAACGACATCACATAAAACGGCATCGTGAGTATTCACAAAGGCAGAGCTGTGGCAGGATAACTCTCTATAAATCAGCGATATTTTTACAGCGAGGAAGTGATGATGTCGGGGCTACATTCATGGCTGTTAGATAAGTCAACCAGTGACACCTATATGTTCATCAAGCGCTTGTCAGCCAACGATACCGGCGCGACGGGCGGACATCAGGTTGGCATTTACATACCTTCTGGCATTGTTGAACATCTTTTCCCTTCAATTAATCATACAAGGGATCTTAACCCGTCCGTGATGCTGAATGCGCATACCTCCTCACACAACTGCCCGGACAGCGAGGCCAGGGCCATTTATTACAATGGTCGTTTCTTTGGTAAGACCCGAAATGAAAAGCGTATCACCCGATGGGGGGGAGGAAAGAATCCTCTGCAAGACCCGGAGAATACGGGGGCGCTGGCGTTATTGGCGTTTGATCACCATCAGGGATCTGATAGCCAATTTGTTGATATTTGGGTGTGTCATAACGCAGAAGAAGAAGATATCGTTGAGTCATCGCTCGGAGAAATTGTTCCTGGATCGTTGGTCTATGGTCCCGCAAATGAGATTCTGGGTGGTCTGGCTTTAAAAGAACCAGTTTCCAGTGGGTATCGTCTTCCGGAAGAGTGGAGAACAAATTTCCCTTCAGGTAAGGAGATTATCCAGTATGCAGCAGCTCACTATTCCCCAAATGTCATAGGCCCGGATAAGCAACTGATTGAACGTCGTCGTGTTGAGTACGAAATTTTCCTACTGGTGGAGGAAATGCATGTACTGGGTATAGTTCAGTCTGGGTTTGGTTCCGTAAATGAATTTATTGCACTGGCGAATTCCGTGAGCAACAGACGAAAATCACGAGCCGGAAAATCACTTGAGCTGCATCTTGAACAGCTTTTTAATGAGCATGGACTGAAAACTTTTGAGACTCAGGCCGTTACAGAAGGAAATAAGAAGCCAGATTTTTTATTCCCCTCTGCGCAAGCTTATCACGATGAAGCTTTTCCAGAGCAGAAGCTGCGTATGCTAGCGGTAAAAACGACCTGTAAAGATCGCTGGCGGCAGATATTAAATGAGGCAGACAGGATTCAGGATATTTATCTCTTTACCCTTCAGGAAGGTGTTTCTGTTGCTCAATTTCAGGAGATGCAGCAGGAAAGGGTCAGGTTGGTTGTACCCAGTAGCCTTCATGATAAGTACCCGAAAGCTATCCGGGAATATCTTATTTCGTTAGAAACATTTATCGATGAAACTAAATCATTGTATGTCGATTAAATAATTTGATTCTGTTTCCCCCCGGATAAATTCCGGGGGATCTGTTTATATTATTTTTTGGTCGCCTTGCTTGCAGCGGCTTTCATAATATAAGGCTGAAGCAGTTTTGCCACGGCTTCAAAAACGGGAACGACCACTGAGTTCCCAAACTGTCGATAGGCCTGAGTATCGGAAACGGGGATTCGGAATGGCTTGCCTCCGGGTTGCTCAAATCCCATTAATCTTGCGCATTCATGGGGCGTCAGTCTTCTTGGCCTTTGTTCCTGATTCTCTGGATTAGAGAAATCGATTTCGCCGAGTTCTTTATCCCATCCTCTGTCGATGAGAATTTCAGATCCATCTTTATGGTAACGAGCGGATAATGTTCTCGCGACGCTATTTTCATTATTCGGATCAACCAGACCAAAACCGAACCCA comes from the Citrobacter koseri ATCC BAA-895 genome and includes:
- a CDS encoding type II restriction endonuclease, translating into MSGLHSWLLDKSTSDTYMFIKRLSANDTGATGGHQVGIYIPSGIVEHLFPSINHTRDLNPSVMLNAHTSSHNCPDSEARAIYYNGRFFGKTRNEKRITRWGGGKNPLQDPENTGALALLAFDHHQGSDSQFVDIWVCHNAEEEDIVESSLGEIVPGSLVYGPANEILGGLALKEPVSSGYRLPEEWRTNFPSGKEIIQYAAAHYSPNVIGPDKQLIERRRVEYEIFLLVEEMHVLGIVQSGFGSVNEFIALANSVSNRRKSRAGKSLELHLEQLFNEHGLKTFETQAVTEGNKKPDFLFPSAQAYHDEAFPEQKLRMLAVKTTCKDRWRQILNEADRIQDIYLFTLQEGVSVAQFQEMQQERVRLVVPSSLHDKYPKAIREYLISLETFIDETKSLYVD